A stretch of Primulina tabacum isolate GXHZ01 chromosome 13, ASM2559414v2, whole genome shotgun sequence DNA encodes these proteins:
- the LOC142523075 gene encoding protein GAMETE CELL DEFECTIVE 1, mitochondrial-like, translated as MRALQRLLPQLSILQPCVQLSPAFQKLFSTQNCSGLDGAAHFGGSGSLEPDPLGWDAGVSSWSTGLTKEHFDGEAVGHQISLPVAVEPSLGQFERKSAGWADDVTEKVRELNNENRRGKAFVDSWDDKMKEMAVLMKQVREPGARGLYLKDSEKAEMYKKHKENPEVYTVEALAKEYRVMRQRVHAILWLKGDEEEEETKLGHPLDDTIERLIDGFPELFNSHDREFHIASLAYKPDFKVMPEGWDGTTRDPDEVHYEISMKEDEMMYQEFVQRMNFNKMKMAKKVKCHKYSRRRPAEGWNLTVEKLGSKDKRGNGGGWKFVSEADGSTRPLNEFEKMFVKRETPRRRRKILP; from the exons ATGAGAGCTCTTCAACGATTACTTCCGCAACTCTCAATCTTGCAACCATGCGTTCAGCTTTCACCCGCATTTCAGAAACTATTTTCGACGCAAAATTGTAGTGGACTCGATGGGGCGGCCCATTTTGGAGGATCCGGGTCGTTGGAACCCGACCCGTTAGGATGGGACGCGGGTGTTTCGTCTTGGTCAACTGGGCTGACGAAGGAGCACTTCGATGGGGAAGCAGTGGGGCATCAAATCAGTCTGCCGGTGGCTGTTGAGCCGAGTCTGGGCCAGTTCGAAAGGAAGTCTGCTGGGTGGGCGGATGATGTAACGGAAAAGGTGAGGGAATTGAACAATGAGAATCGAAGAGGGAAGGCGTTTGTGGACAGCTGGGATGACAAGATGAAGGAAATGGCTGTATTGATGAAGCAG GTGCGAGAGCCAGGTGCCAGAGGATTGTATTTGAAAGATTCAGAAAAAGCTGAAATGTATAAAAAGCACAAGGAGAATCCAGAGGTGTACACTGTGGAGGCCTTAGCAAAAGAATACAGGGTCATGAGGCAAAGGGTACACGCGATTTTATGGCTGAAGGGGGATGAAGAAGAGGAAGAGACGAAACTTGGACATCCATTGGATGACACCATTGAGCGCTTGATAGACGGTTTTCCCGA ACTTTTCAATTCCCATGATAGAGAATTCCATATCGCGTCTCTCGCATATAAGCCAGATTTTAAAGTCATGCCTGAGGGCTGGGACGGGACGACTCGAGACCCTGATGAGGTGCACTATGAGATCTCAATGAAAGAGGATGAAATGATGTATCAAGAGTTTGTTCAACGTATGAACTTCAACAAAATGAAG ATGGCAAAGAAGGTGAAATGCCACAAGTACAGCAGGAGGCGTCCCGCCGAAGGATGGAACTTGACGGTGGAAAAACTCGGTTCCAAAGACAAGCGTGGCAATGGGGGTGGCTGGAAGTTTGTTAGTGAGGCAGATGGCTCGACGAGGCCTTTGAATGAGTTTGAAAAGATGTTCGTGAAACGGGAGACTCCTCGTAGACGACGGAAGATATTGCCATGA